The Oscillatoria acuminata PCC 6304 genomic interval AACTCACCACCCTCAGCGGGCATAGTAGCAGGGTAATGGCAGTAGCGATCGCTCCGGACGGAAAACGAGCCGTCTCTGCATCCAGGGATGAAACCCTGAAACTGTGGGATTTGGAGACGGGGACGGAACTCGCCACCCTCAGAGGGCATAGTGACCTGGTATATGCAGTAGCGATCGCCCCAGACGGGAAACGAGCCGTCTCTGCATCCAGGGATGAAACCCTGAAACTGTGGGATT includes:
- a CDS encoding WD40 repeat domain-containing protein — translated: MAVAIAPDGKRAVSASRDETLKLWDLETGTELATLRGHSDLVYAVAIAPDGKRAVSASRDETLKLWDLETGTELATLPKKSQPWVK